In Thiovibrio frasassiensis, one DNA window encodes the following:
- a CDS encoding ABC transporter permease yields MQIVFFALRNFNRSRARTWITVGAMAFACAIMIFYASLLEGWLAAMEKNAVSMDLGEFQIHAHTFRDDPDLYKRITGEESVLARLEAAGFAATPRLYASGLAAAGNSSSGIELRGMDLVRERLVTSLDQHVWQGQWLAEEDHSGVVLGRRLARILNLTVGDEVVVVAQGADGSTANELFRVRGILKSVGEGVDRTGFFMTAATFRRLMIVPNGVHAIVVKRQQATEDLVQATARLAQLLPGYEVRNWHQLQPVLARLFEMSKISLVIMLLITYAAVGILTLNALLMSVFERIPEFGVMKALGLSPWGLFAMIVVESMLQVTVAVCLALGAGLPLSMYFSRHPLDFSRFVQSSSTIAGIAFDAKWYCAVTANSVLLPILFLYLVAGLAILYPALKAAMLKPLAAIYHR; encoded by the coding sequence GTGCAGATTGTTTTTTTTGCCTTGAGAAATTTCAACCGTTCCCGGGCCAGAACCTGGATCACCGTGGGGGCCATGGCCTTTGCCTGCGCGATCATGATCTTCTATGCCAGCCTCTTGGAAGGCTGGCTTGCTGCCATGGAAAAAAATGCGGTGAGCATGGATCTTGGTGAATTCCAGATCCATGCCCATACTTTTCGCGACGACCCGGATCTCTATAAACGCATCACCGGGGAAGAGAGCGTGCTTGCCCGGCTGGAAGCGGCGGGATTTGCCGCGACCCCGCGTCTGTATGCAAGCGGCTTGGCGGCGGCTGGTAATAGCTCCAGCGGCATAGAACTGCGGGGGATGGATCTGGTCCGGGAGCGGCTGGTCACCTCCCTTGATCAGCATGTCTGGCAGGGGCAATGGCTTGCCGAAGAGGACCACTCCGGAGTGGTGCTTGGCCGCAGACTGGCCCGGATCCTCAATCTTACGGTGGGAGACGAGGTGGTGGTGGTGGCGCAGGGTGCGGACGGCTCCACGGCCAACGAACTTTTCCGGGTGCGGGGCATCCTGAAATCGGTGGGCGAGGGAGTGGACCGCACCGGTTTTTTTATGACTGCGGCCACCTTCCGCCGGCTGATGATTGTGCCCAACGGGGTGCATGCCATCGTGGTCAAGCGGCAACAAGCCACCGAGGATCTGGTTCAGGCCACTGCCCGCCTTGCCCAACTACTGCCCGGTTATGAGGTCCGCAACTGGCATCAGCTGCAGCCGGTATTGGCCCGGCTTTTCGAGATGAGCAAGATCTCCCTGGTGATCATGCTGCTCATCACCTATGCCGCCGTGGGCATCCTGACCCTCAACGCCCTCTTGATGAGTGTCTTTGAACGGATCCCCGAGTTCGGGGTGATGAAGGCCTTGGGCCTTTCTCCCTGGGGGCTGTTCGCCATGATCGTGGTGGAGAGCATGCTTCAGGTTACGGTGGCGGTATGTTTGGCCTTGGGTGCCGGGTTGCCCCTCTCCATGTATTTCAGCCGCCATCCCCTCGATTTTTCCCGCTTTGTCCAATCCTCTTCCACCATTGCCGGAATCGCCTTTGATGCGAAATGGTACTGTGCGGTAACCGCCAACAGCGTGTTGCTGCCCATCCTCTTTTTGTATCTGGTGGCGGGGCTGGCCATCCTCTATCCCGCGCTCAAGGCAGCGATGCTCAAGCCGCTGGCCGCTATCTATCATCGCTAA
- a CDS encoding YecA family protein — MATIGRNDLCFCGSGKKFKKCCLGLRVTAPAKPAIPSVKNEVEKIQGSAAAKKAAVLALGVFVLFSTTGGDAWLLEVTDMDAIQVAQDGEKLPVQIEENPETIEINWTHKFDIKNKKFILTSYKDKSEEIREEYPAHTILSTVKKIRSRIPRELISTIHLDSETESQAQAV, encoded by the coding sequence ATGGCCACGATAGGAAGAAATGATCTGTGTTTCTGCGGCAGCGGCAAAAAATTCAAGAAATGCTGCCTGGGTCTCCGCGTAACGGCACCAGCCAAACCCGCCATCCCTTCAGTAAAAAATGAAGTGGAAAAAATCCAGGGAAGCGCGGCGGCCAAAAAAGCAGCGGTTCTGGCTCTGGGAGTTTTTGTTCTTTTTTCCACCACCGGTGGTGATGCCTGGCTTCTCGAGGTCACGGACATGGACGCCATCCAGGTGGCCCAGGATGGAGAAAAGCTCCCGGTGCAGATCGAAGAGAATCCCGAGACCATCGAAATCAACTGGACCCACAAGTTCGATATCAAAAACAAAAAGTTTATCCTCACCTCCTACAAGGACAAGAGCGAAGAGATCCGGGAAGAGTATCCGGCCCATACCATTCTTTCCACGGTAAAAAAGATCCGCAGCCGCATACCGCGTGAGCTGATCAGCACCATCCACCTGGATAGCGAGACAGAGAGCCAAGCCCAGGCAGTCTGA
- a CDS encoding FmdB family zinc ribbon protein: MPIYEYRCQDCKGLFETIVTSTEAAPEVVCPKCGSKVVKKTISASSFRISSGSSSIPSGALSGCSTKSGFS; this comes from the coding sequence ATGCCCATCTATGAATACCGCTGCCAGGACTGCAAGGGACTGTTCGAGACCATTGTCACCTCCACGGAAGCAGCCCCGGAAGTTGTCTGCCCCAAATGCGGCAGCAAGGTTGTGAAAAAAACCATCTCCGCCTCCAGCTTTCGCATATCCTCGGGCTCAAGCTCCATTCCCTCCGGGGCGCTCTCGGGCTGCTCCACGAAATCGGGATTTTCCTGA
- a CDS encoding outer membrane lipoprotein-sorting protein, whose translation MNRALSPLSLFWVLLVTATLFLPPDRAVSAPSPDEQEARAILLEIDDLWRATSSQGTVRMQVKTANYTRTMRMEIWSKGKEKSLVRIVSPLKEKDTASLKTGNTMYTYLPKTDRTIRLTSGMMMSSWMGSHFTNDDLVKESRLADDYEPGITFRGKRDGREIIEFTLRPHPDAAVVWGRIVMTVTAQDHLPLFASYYDEDNVLARTILFSEVKTMGGRLLPAVLKVVPTDKPGEYTELVYETLRFDLDLPESLFSLLELRRR comes from the coding sequence ATGAACCGGGCGCTCTCCCCGCTGAGCCTCTTTTGGGTCCTGCTGGTCACCGCCACCCTTTTCTTGCCGCCCGATAGAGCCGTTTCCGCGCCATCCCCGGACGAACAGGAGGCCCGTGCCATTCTGCTGGAGATCGACGATCTCTGGCGTGCCACCAGCTCGCAGGGCACGGTGCGCATGCAGGTGAAAACCGCCAATTATACTCGGACTATGCGCATGGAGATCTGGTCCAAGGGCAAGGAGAAATCCCTGGTCCGCATTGTTTCCCCGCTCAAGGAAAAGGATACGGCCAGCCTGAAAACCGGCAACACCATGTACACCTATCTGCCCAAGACCGATCGCACCATCCGCCTCACCTCCGGTATGATGATGAGTTCCTGGATGGGCAGCCATTTCACCAACGACGATCTGGTTAAGGAATCGCGGCTGGCCGATGATTATGAGCCTGGCATCACTTTTCGGGGGAAAAGGGACGGGAGGGAGATCATTGAATTCACCCTGCGCCCCCACCCGGATGCCGCCGTGGTTTGGGGGAGGATTGTCATGACCGTGACCGCCCAGGACCATCTGCCGCTCTTTGCCTCCTATTATGACGAGGACAACGTCTTGGCCCGCACCATCCTTTTCAGCGAGGTCAAAACCATGGGGGGCAGGCTCCTGCCTGCCGTGCTCAAGGTCGTACCGACGGACAAGCCCGGGGAATACACCGAGCTGGTCTATGAAACCCTGCGTTTTGATCTTGACCTGCCGGAGTCGCTGTTTTCCCTTTTAGAATTACGGCGCCGCTGA
- a CDS encoding transglycosylase domain-containing protein, whose translation MDKPKQPESPQTENKSDDQGKQKIFDPREQAIKYKAYRHIFSDKDVKKGLDEKSIIRKIKKSKSLSGRYRQYLEMRDDDNRGSHTYPWQNPFNRFLFWGAYWIPRFMKWGSLLALALFILNYIPGPTQHIIEVLIARSVYDTAPIERLPDDLETYAHSADIKDSRGAIIKSYGKRKVTQQIPAAAQKALLACEDHYFLPHPGNTWYENLFLIHPGVSWLNLVGAVKDTLQGDPRGASTIVMQNAKKILGNEKRTIANKLEEIIIAYMMVAKFGKEKNLNFYINTVPVGANIYGFPAAATNYFKKDLATLNMQQLVTIGSFIPNHNRQIAFYEIVNGKNFSDLSPALQGHARSAINKINLALTHLWKRKEIADDQYRSWLLTDEESIRRIGFRDFRSPLYGEEEWTSWNVIKEVSSRTYTLNGREISGTQLLLDEKGAVSIETGTDLALVEKMKVIIGEFLESSYFKEILASSNQGTWLRDKERYTSRGLTPPYTDFNSFLEYLQHNINVGLLAVNQKGEIVAYVGGKEFLQTRNDEKDEEEDEAPDPSETAAGTSAGKSSNQKAVIIDIMNTKAKITPSSTMKPIIAYYAMVANNAKMSDRFADKPIEYKYVASTGRQTWLPRNWYNYDANRPMGHEYNLLEAQVISVNTIFARLYTNPLLRNAMLQGFDQVGLDYSKEDAKYWPFGIGSSAVSVQQWLGIYNAFLDGQYRDPSFVRRIQINGKTIYDRDQDEQYAKIPLFDSKKEREAEMNALYEVCNRGTGSAMKTEFKHHKNLVSGKTGTAPMNKSALFISHFNPYRDRQTHKDRTLTMLISVTTNTGGFKSVGTSGNAPAKIAGRIYNHLFQQELQEMMDKNIDKAKREDTHFRNNQVYWANVNRYMDTLLTGKCGNTLISDNIIGVDDYGEALVQILNSNTKIYTGRDDVFSQLVQYYCDQEKMVRMDSAPAN comes from the coding sequence GTGGATAAACCAAAGCAACCAGAATCTCCGCAAACAGAAAACAAGAGCGACGACCAGGGGAAGCAGAAGATCTTCGACCCCAGGGAACAGGCCATAAAATACAAGGCCTACCGTCATATTTTCTCGGATAAGGATGTCAAAAAGGGGCTTGATGAAAAATCCATCATCCGCAAGATCAAAAAAAGCAAAAGCCTGAGCGGCCGCTACCGCCAATACCTGGAAATGCGGGATGACGACAATCGCGGCAGCCATACCTACCCCTGGCAGAACCCGTTCAACCGTTTCCTTTTCTGGGGGGCTTACTGGATCCCGCGTTTTATGAAATGGGGCTCCCTGCTCGCCCTGGCGCTCTTCATTCTCAATTACATCCCCGGTCCGACCCAGCATATCATCGAAGTGCTCATTGCCCGCTCCGTTTACGACACGGCGCCCATCGAACGGTTGCCCGACGATCTGGAAACCTATGCCCACTCCGCCGATATCAAGGACAGCCGGGGCGCCATCATCAAGTCCTACGGCAAGCGGAAAGTGACCCAGCAGATCCCCGCCGCCGCCCAGAAGGCGTTACTGGCCTGCGAAGATCATTATTTCCTCCCCCACCCCGGCAACACCTGGTACGAGAATCTCTTTTTGATCCACCCCGGCGTCAGCTGGCTCAATCTGGTCGGCGCGGTGAAAGACACCCTCCAGGGCGATCCCCGCGGCGCCAGTACCATTGTCATGCAGAACGCCAAGAAGATCCTGGGCAACGAAAAAAGGACCATCGCCAACAAGCTGGAAGAGATCATCATCGCCTACATGATGGTGGCCAAATTCGGCAAGGAAAAAAACCTCAATTTTTACATCAACACCGTACCGGTTGGCGCCAACATCTACGGTTTCCCCGCCGCAGCCACCAACTATTTCAAGAAGGACCTGGCCACCCTCAACATGCAGCAGCTGGTGACCATCGGCTCCTTCATCCCCAACCACAACCGCCAGATCGCTTTCTATGAAATCGTCAACGGCAAAAATTTCAGCGATCTCTCCCCTGCCCTGCAGGGACATGCCAGAAGCGCGATCAACAAGATCAACCTCGCGCTCACCCACCTCTGGAAACGCAAGGAGATCGCCGACGATCAGTACCGCAGTTGGCTGCTGACCGACGAAGAATCCATCCGCCGCATCGGTTTTCGCGATTTCCGCTCCCCGCTGTATGGGGAAGAAGAATGGACCTCCTGGAACGTGATCAAGGAGGTCTCTTCCCGAACCTATACCCTCAATGGCCGGGAGATCTCCGGCACCCAGCTCCTGCTTGACGAAAAGGGGGCCGTTTCCATCGAGACCGGCACGGATCTGGCCCTGGTCGAAAAGATGAAGGTGATCATCGGCGAGTTCCTCGAAAGCAGCTATTTCAAAGAGATTCTTGCCTCCAGCAACCAAGGGACCTGGCTGCGTGACAAAGAGCGTTACACCTCCCGTGGCCTTACCCCGCCCTACACCGACTTCAACAGCTTTCTCGAATACCTGCAACACAATATCAATGTTGGCCTCCTTGCCGTCAACCAGAAGGGTGAGATCGTCGCCTATGTCGGCGGCAAGGAATTTTTGCAAACCCGAAACGACGAAAAGGACGAAGAGGAGGACGAGGCGCCGGATCCCAGCGAAACCGCGGCAGGCACCAGCGCAGGCAAGAGCAGCAATCAAAAAGCCGTGATCATCGACATCATGAACACCAAGGCAAAGATCACCCCCTCTTCCACCATGAAGCCGATCATTGCCTACTACGCCATGGTGGCCAACAATGCCAAGATGAGCGACCGCTTTGCCGACAAACCCATTGAGTACAAGTATGTGGCCAGCACCGGCAGACAGACCTGGTTGCCCCGCAACTGGTACAATTACGACGCCAACCGGCCCATGGGCCACGAATACAACCTGCTGGAAGCACAGGTAATTTCCGTCAACACCATCTTCGCCAGGCTCTACACCAACCCGCTGCTCCGTAACGCCATGCTCCAGGGCTTTGACCAGGTCGGCCTCGACTACAGCAAGGAAGACGCCAAATACTGGCCTTTCGGCATTGGCTCCTCAGCGGTTTCGGTACAACAATGGCTTGGCATCTACAACGCCTTTTTAGACGGTCAGTACCGCGACCCCTCTTTTGTCCGGCGGATCCAGATAAACGGCAAAACTATTTATGACCGGGACCAGGACGAACAGTACGCCAAGATCCCGCTTTTCGACTCCAAGAAGGAACGGGAAGCTGAGATGAACGCCCTGTACGAGGTGTGCAATCGCGGCACCGGCTCGGCCATGAAAACGGAATTCAAACATCACAAGAATCTGGTTTCCGGCAAGACCGGCACCGCGCCGATGAACAAATCCGCACTCTTCATCAGCCATTTCAACCCGTACCGTGACCGGCAGACCCACAAGGACCGGACCCTCACCATGCTTATTTCCGTGACCACCAATACCGGCGGCTTCAAAAGCGTGGGCACCTCCGGCAACGCCCCGGCTAAGATTGCCGGCCGCATTTACAACCACCTTTTCCAGCAGGAACTGCAGGAAATGATGGACAAAAACATCGACAAGGCAAAACGCGAGGATACCCATTTCCGCAACAACCAGGTGTATTGGGCCAACGTCAACCGGTACATGGACACCCTGCTCACCGGAAAATGCGGCAACACCCTCATTTCCGACAATATCATCGGCGTGGACGACTACGGCGAGGCCCTGGTGCAGATCCTCAACAGCAACACCAAAATCTACACCGGGCGCGACGATGTCTTCTCCCAATTGGTCCAGTATTATTGCGACCAGGAAAAAATGGTCCGGATGGACTCGGCTCCGGCAAACTGA
- a CDS encoding peptidase U32 family protein, which yields MEKQSARNMELLAPAGTIEAFEAAVESGADAIYIGAPAFNARALARHFSLAEVAAMIDHAHKNRVKVYLAMNSLMKEGEIGKAVEELAALEALKADALIIQDLGISYLARKFFPGLRLHASTLMGAHNSLNVRQFAEMGFQRVVLAREMTLSEIGKIHNACPVELEVFVHGALCFAYSGLCLFSSYLGGKSGLRGRCVQPCRRRYTWGSKGRGPGAPAGYLFSMNDLAGLELIPQLRQAGVSSLKIEGRMRSPQYVASVVKAYRLALDNPATPAVLAEAKELLEQAMGRKASFGYFKKAQPADIIAPQHSGNIGLFLGKIEKVTANRAQMTLKEPLRTGDRLRIHQEGSGDRQGFTLKGLWQGKVPLDTAKAGSKVQLDLPPGAKWGDSLYKVDLGERRQQAAKKGIQPGLFSKKVAKLVDPRKLAQIAHFLGKPVNRPAVGKGREERPVRGQVQNPGQVQGRRGVPQVQLPLEWWLKIDDFESLKVQMPTPPSRLVITLSRQTFSQYSRQQKRLTPYRRRLVWALPPVILEDDLSFYREAIEHLRRSGYNAWQIGHIGQRLLFAQAHQEVPGEPGGGTHPPGRKKGRGIQASSERLLLFGDYTLNVLNSMSVQALAGLGLGNVQLAIETDRQNLFDLLGHKNTLPVGMTIYGLPPLFTARLASSFFKYDQPLISPKGEVIVLKQCWGQTVAVAAEPFSLLPHSVELAARGVAFGVVDLSHMRPRPDELVGVFRQSGQPGRGGHRLRTFNYTGTLL from the coding sequence ATGGAAAAACAATCTGCACGGAACATGGAACTGCTTGCTCCGGCCGGTACCATCGAGGCCTTTGAGGCGGCGGTGGAGAGCGGGGCCGATGCGATCTATATCGGGGCGCCGGCCTTTAATGCCAGAGCCTTGGCCCGGCATTTCTCCCTGGCCGAGGTGGCGGCCATGATCGACCATGCCCACAAGAATCGGGTCAAGGTCTATCTGGCCATGAACAGCCTGATGAAGGAGGGGGAGATCGGTAAGGCGGTTGAGGAGTTGGCAGCCCTTGAAGCGCTCAAGGCCGACGCCCTTATTATCCAGGATCTCGGGATCTCCTATCTGGCCCGTAAATTCTTCCCCGGGCTGCGTCTGCATGCCAGCACCCTCATGGGTGCGCACAACTCCCTCAATGTCCGGCAGTTTGCCGAGATGGGTTTTCAGCGGGTGGTTCTCGCCCGGGAGATGACTCTGAGCGAGATCGGCAAGATCCATAATGCATGCCCGGTGGAGCTTGAGGTCTTTGTGCACGGGGCGCTGTGTTTCGCCTATTCCGGCCTGTGTCTGTTCAGCAGCTATCTCGGTGGAAAAAGCGGGCTACGCGGTCGTTGCGTCCAGCCCTGCCGCCGCCGTTACACCTGGGGCAGCAAGGGCCGTGGCCCGGGGGCTCCGGCCGGCTACCTCTTTTCCATGAACGATCTGGCCGGGCTTGAGCTCATTCCCCAGCTGCGGCAGGCCGGGGTCAGCTCGCTCAAGATTGAAGGTCGGATGCGCAGCCCCCAGTACGTGGCCTCGGTGGTCAAGGCTTATCGGCTGGCCCTTGATAACCCGGCAACCCCGGCGGTGCTGGCCGAGGCGAAAGAACTGCTGGAGCAGGCCATGGGCCGCAAAGCCTCGTTCGGCTATTTCAAAAAGGCCCAACCGGCGGATATCATCGCCCCGCAGCATTCGGGCAATATCGGCCTCTTTCTGGGCAAGATCGAGAAGGTTACGGCCAATCGGGCCCAGATGACCCTGAAAGAGCCCCTTCGGACTGGCGACCGGCTGCGGATCCACCAGGAAGGCTCCGGCGATCGCCAGGGGTTTACCCTCAAGGGGCTTTGGCAGGGGAAGGTCCCTCTGGATACGGCCAAGGCGGGCAGCAAGGTGCAGCTGGATCTGCCGCCGGGTGCCAAATGGGGCGACAGCCTCTACAAGGTGGACTTGGGCGAGCGCCGTCAGCAGGCGGCCAAGAAGGGTATCCAGCCCGGGTTGTTCAGCAAGAAAGTGGCCAAGCTGGTTGATCCGCGCAAGCTTGCCCAGATCGCTCATTTTCTGGGCAAGCCGGTCAACAGGCCCGCCGTGGGCAAGGGACGGGAGGAGCGGCCCGTCCGCGGCCAGGTTCAGAACCCTGGCCAGGTCCAGGGTCGCCGGGGCGTGCCCCAGGTGCAGTTGCCTCTGGAATGGTGGCTCAAAATCGATGATTTTGAATCGCTCAAGGTGCAGATGCCCACCCCGCCGTCGCGGCTGGTCATTACCTTGTCCCGCCAGACTTTCAGCCAATACTCCCGCCAGCAGAAACGGTTGACTCCCTATCGCCGCCGTCTGGTTTGGGCTTTGCCGCCGGTGATTCTCGAAGATGACCTCTCCTTTTACCGGGAGGCCATTGAGCATCTGCGCCGCAGCGGCTACAACGCCTGGCAGATCGGGCACATCGGCCAACGGTTGCTTTTTGCCCAGGCTCATCAGGAGGTCCCGGGAGAGCCTGGGGGCGGCACCCACCCGCCGGGTCGTAAAAAAGGGCGGGGCATACAGGCTTCGTCCGAGAGGCTGTTGCTTTTTGGCGACTATACCCTGAATGTCTTGAACAGCATGAGCGTGCAGGCCTTGGCCGGACTGGGGCTGGGCAATGTCCAGCTGGCCATTGAAACGGATCGCCAGAACCTCTTCGATCTTCTCGGCCATAAAAACACCTTGCCGGTGGGCATGACCATCTACGGCTTGCCCCCGCTCTTCACCGCCCGGCTGGCCTCCTCTTTTTTCAAATACGATCAGCCCCTGATCAGTCCCAAGGGCGAGGTGATCGTGCTCAAGCAGTGTTGGGGGCAGACCGTGGCCGTGGCCGCTGAGCCGTTTTCCCTGTTGCCGCACAGTGTGGAGCTCGCCGCCCGGGGGGTCGCCTTTGGAGTGGTTGATCTCTCCCACATGCGGCCGCGGCCGGACGAGCTGGTCGGGGTTTTCCGGCAGTCCGGTCAGCCAGGCCGGGGTGGGCACAGGCTCAGGACCTTCAACTATACCGGGACCCTCTTATGA
- a CDS encoding ABC transporter ATP-binding protein, which yields MNNTPLVQLEDVSRIYQQGKVQVAAVTEFSLQVQAGEFSVLCGPSGSGKTTILNLIGALDEPSLGRVVLEGRDLAQLRRSDLARLRRDRIGFVFQSYNLNPVLTACENAEFVLALQNIPFAERRQRVMAVLGEVGMAELAERRPDELSGGQQQRIAIARAIVSRPAIVLADEPTANVDSATADAILDLMARLNREQGITFLFSTHDQRVMDRARRLIHLKDGRLEHDEVRG from the coding sequence ATGAACAACACGCCGCTTGTCCAACTTGAAGATGTCAGTAGGATTTATCAGCAGGGCAAGGTCCAGGTCGCTGCAGTGACGGAATTTTCCCTCCAGGTCCAGGCCGGAGAATTCAGCGTGCTTTGCGGACCGTCCGGTTCCGGGAAAACAACGATCCTCAATCTCATCGGTGCACTGGATGAACCTTCCCTGGGCAGGGTGGTGCTGGAGGGGCGTGATCTGGCCCAGCTGCGACGCAGCGACTTGGCCAGGCTGCGGCGCGACCGCATCGGTTTTGTGTTCCAGTCCTACAACCTGAATCCGGTGCTGACCGCCTGCGAAAATGCCGAGTTTGTCCTGGCCCTGCAGAATATTCCCTTTGCAGAGCGGCGGCAGCGGGTCATGGCCGTGCTGGGTGAGGTGGGCATGGCCGAGCTGGCCGAGCGCAGGCCCGATGAGCTTTCCGGCGGTCAGCAGCAGCGGATTGCCATTGCCCGCGCCATTGTCTCCCGCCCGGCCATCGTTTTGGCGGATGAGCCCACCGCCAATGTGGATTCGGCCACAGCGGATGCGATCCTCGATCTCATGGCGCGTCTCAACCGGGAACAGGGGATAACCTTTCTTTTTTCCACCCATGACCAGCGGGTCATGGATCGGGCCAGGCGGCTGATCCATCTCAAGGATGGCAGGCTGGAACACGATGAGGTGCGTGGGTGA
- a CDS encoding sulfite exporter TauE/SafE family protein, whose protein sequence is MSYLIICLAALVVSTLTLFSGFGLGTLLMPVFALFFPVEVAVAATAMVHLANNLFKATLFGRQADPGIVARFALPAALAAIVGALLLNRLSGMEPIMHYTLGSRLFTITWLKSSIGILILGFSLAELWPGLKRLSFPPPLIPLGGIISGFFGGLSGHQGALRTAFLLRAGLSKESLIGTMILSAIVVDLSRMLVYGTTFFVRDFTLMQREGLLGLVAAGTLAAFVGTFSASRFLKKMTLHSVQTLVGVLLLLLALALGTGLL, encoded by the coding sequence ATGAGCTATCTGATCATCTGCCTCGCCGCCCTTGTCGTCTCCACCCTGACCCTCTTCTCCGGCTTCGGCCTGGGAACCCTTCTGATGCCGGTATTTGCCCTATTTTTCCCGGTGGAGGTGGCGGTTGCCGCTACGGCCATGGTGCATCTGGCCAACAATCTCTTCAAGGCCACCCTGTTCGGCAGACAGGCGGATCCCGGAATCGTTGCCCGGTTCGCCCTGCCCGCTGCTCTTGCAGCCATAGTCGGCGCGCTGCTCCTCAACCGGCTCAGCGGCATGGAGCCCATCATGCACTATACCCTGGGGAGCCGCCTCTTCACCATCACCTGGCTCAAATCATCCATCGGCATACTGATCCTGGGCTTTTCCCTGGCCGAGTTGTGGCCGGGCCTCAAAAGACTCTCTTTCCCGCCACCCCTCATTCCCCTCGGCGGGATTATTTCCGGTTTCTTCGGGGGATTATCCGGGCACCAGGGCGCATTGCGCACCGCCTTTCTGCTCCGGGCCGGACTGAGCAAGGAGAGCCTCATCGGCACCATGATCCTCTCCGCCATTGTCGTAGACCTCAGCCGGATGCTGGTGTATGGCACGACTTTTTTCGTCCGGGACTTTACGCTGATGCAGAGAGAGGGTCTTTTGGGCCTGGTAGCGGCGGGCACCCTCGCCGCCTTTGTGGGCACCTTCTCTGCCTCGCGTTTTCTGAAAAAGATGACCCTGCACTCGGTGCAGACCCTGGTGGGCGTATTGCTTCTCTTGCTTGCCTTGGCTCTGGGGACGGGATTACTCTAA
- a CDS encoding ABC transporter permease → MQLTTMAWRTLMRNKRRTVITAFSVGFGVLLSVTFTASGDYAYTNMINTSAVMGLGHLSVEHREYRDTPTLDKRLHDAVTVQQKALRIPGVTAAQIRIMGQAMFASGAKSVGGSFIAMDAAQETPVHNIFLRTLVEGECFQPGDAHGVVVGVKMAEKLNLRLGKKLIFTMTDKDGELVSELGRVRGMFKTGDDAVDGAVVLLPLALVRKGLGYEPRAASLVAIFLEDHRAAKTIQGKLARWWSLRPDISVLSWQESQADLAGLIAVDRLFNYLLQFLVGLIIAAGIMNTLLMSVMERRREFGIMMALGMMPSQVVRLVLLESCWLGLLGLALGVAITTPWFLYMARIGLDFSGQIGTDYSAGGVLVDPVMKFRLYRESAGWIAVAVFSLTLVAGIYPAFKAGRMTPVENLKQG, encoded by the coding sequence ATGCAGCTTACGACCATGGCCTGGCGAACTTTGATGCGCAACAAGCGGCGAACCGTGATCACCGCTTTTTCCGTGGGCTTTGGTGTCTTGCTCTCCGTGACCTTTACCGCCTCGGGCGACTATGCTTATACCAACATGATCAATACCAGCGCGGTCATGGGGCTTGGGCATTTGAGCGTGGAGCATCGGGAGTACCGGGATACTCCGACCTTGGATAAGCGCTTGCACGATGCGGTCACCGTCCAGCAGAAAGCGTTGCGCATCCCTGGGGTCACCGCTGCGCAGATTCGCATCATGGGGCAAGCCATGTTTGCCAGCGGCGCCAAGAGCGTGGGCGGCTCCTTCATCGCCATGGATGCGGCCCAGGAAACCCCGGTCCATAATATCTTTCTCCGGACCCTTGTGGAGGGAGAGTGCTTTCAACCCGGTGATGCGCATGGCGTGGTGGTCGGGGTGAAAATGGCAGAAAAGCTCAATCTGCGGTTGGGCAAGAAGCTGATCTTTACCATGACGGATAAGGATGGGGAGTTGGTCAGCGAGCTCGGCCGGGTGCGCGGGATGTTTAAAACCGGGGACGATGCGGTGGATGGAGCGGTGGTTCTTTTGCCTCTTGCTTTAGTGCGTAAGGGGCTTGGCTATGAGCCCAGGGCCGCTTCCCTGGTGGCAATCTTTCTTGAAGATCACCGGGCGGCGAAAACCATCCAGGGGAAGCTTGCAAGGTGGTGGTCGCTGAGGCCGGATATTTCCGTGCTCAGCTGGCAGGAGAGTCAGGCTGATCTCGCCGGTCTTATTGCCGTGGATCGGTTGTTCAATTATTTGCTCCAGTTTCTCGTTGGCCTGATCATTGCCGCTGGGATCATGAATACCCTGCTGATGAGTGTCATGGAAAGGCGGCGGGAATTCGGGATCATGATGGCGCTGGGGATGATGCCGAGCCAAGTTGTGCGGTTGGTGCTGCTGGAGTCCTGCTGGCTCGGGCTTTTGGGGCTGGCTTTGGGGGTAGCGATTACCACGCCCTGGTTTCTCTATATGGCCCGAATCGGCCTTGATTTTAGTGGTCAGATAGGGACGGATTACAGTGCCGGTGGGGTTTTGGTGGATCCGGTGATGAAATTCCGCCTCTATAGAGAAAGCGCCGGCTGGATAGCGGTTGCGGTGTTTTCCTTAACCCTGGTGGCCGGAATTTATCCGGCTTTTAAGGCGGGCAGGATGACGCCGGTGGAGAATCTGAAGCAGGGCTAG